In a genomic window of Magnolia sinica isolate HGM2019 chromosome 16, MsV1, whole genome shotgun sequence:
- the LOC131229632 gene encoding ATP-dependent Clp protease proteolytic subunit-related protein 1, chloroplastic encodes MASSLLCSPISSPLSDLSNPRNRDLGVASGFLKSPFLSKPNLLQSPPILNPERKVLRRFQTLAAKNGYDHIPKRFREENLEDGLMENFKNAPKQLYGLTPSQMDMFMTEDNPVARQSQKVTEETISSARNYLDNGGMYSLSGMHDGPSKYSMSVSMYRGGARGYGRPRSAPPDLPSLLLDARICYLGMPIVPAVTELLVAQLMWLDYDNPSKPIYLYINSSGTQNEKRETVGSETEAYAIADTIAYCKSKVYTVNCGMAYGQAAMLLSLGAKGFRALQPNASTKLYLPKVNRSSGAVIDMWIKAKELDANTDYYIELLAKGIGKPKEEISKDIQRPKYFQAQEAIAYGLADKIIDSRDAAFEKRDYDSMLAQSKAMRSRAAGMGTQAAPSGAR; translated from the exons ATGGCGTCGTCTCTGCTCTGTTCCCCAATCTCATCTCCTCTCTCCGACCTCTCCAATCCCAGGAATCGCGATTTGGGTGTTGCCTCTGGATTCCTGAAAAGCCCTTTTCTTTCCAAACCCAACCTCCTCCAATCTCCCCCTATTCTCAATCCTGAAAGAAAGGTTCTTCGGAGATTCCAGACTCTTGCTGCGAAGAACGGGTACGATCACATCCCCAAGCGCTTTCGGGAAGAGAATCTCGAAGACGGAT TGATGGAAAACTTCAAAAATGCCCCCAAACAGCTGTATGGTCTCACTCCTTCACAGATGGACATGTTCATGACAGAAGATAACCCTGTTGCGCGGCAGTCACAAAAAGTCACAGAG GAAACCATTTCTTCAGCGAGGAACTATCTAGACAATGGAGGCATGTATAGCCTATCAGGTATGCACGACGGTCCATCAAAGTATAGCATGAGTGTAAGCATGTATCGTGGAGGAGCTAGAGGATATGGAAGGCCCCGAAGTGCTCCGCCGGACTTGCCTTCTTTACTTTTAGATGCCCGAATTTGCTATTTGGGCATGCCT ATCGTTCCAGCAGTTACCGAGCTTCTTGTTGCTCAGCTCATGTGGTTGGACTATGATAACCCTTCAAAacccatatatttatatataaattcatCTGGGACACAG AATGAGAAGAGGGAGACGGTTGGATCAGAAACTGAGGCATACGCTATTGCTGATACCATTGCT TATTGCAAATCCAAAGTTTACACAGTGAACTGTGGTATGGCATATGGTCAAGCAGCAATGCTCTTGTCACTTGGCGCAAAGGGCTTCCGTGCTCTCCAGCCAAATGCCTCCA CAAAATTGTATCTGCCGAAAGTCAATAGATCAAGCGGAGCagttattgatatgtggattaag GCAAAAGAGCTTGATGCAAACACCGACTATTACATTGAGTTGTTAGCTAAAGGCATTGGGAAACCAAAGGAAGAAATTTCAAAAGACATCCAACGCCCTAAATACTTTCAAGCACAGGAAGCTATTGCATATGGACTTGCAGACAAAATAATAGACTCAAGGGATGCTGCATTCGAGAAGAGG GACTATGATTCAATGCTGGCACAATCAAAAGCCATGCGTAGTAGGGCTGCTGGAATGGGCACACAGGCAGCTCCGTCTGGCGCACGATAA